A genomic window from Mesosutterella faecium includes:
- a CDS encoding AAA family ATPase produces the protein MIDKQLEKNFQNIFIAASSEKCRLITVEALLRELLSNDGVCRVLGACGCDIARLRCELDEFVRTQVPKLTGPEDEPQPSVGFQRVVEGAMMHVQQSERADVLLHGEDLLVAIFDEPESWAVSFLTEQGVTKLRVTEWLCRNGFAGSPDSPCPGDGEEEEEDEAGADAADEAEAGASPCRGAQRPPRRRSALESFTVNLNEKAEKGGLDPLVGREEEICRMIQILCRRRKNNPLLVGEAGVGKTALAEGLAERIASGRVPCVLRNRVVRSLSLGGLVAGTKYRGDFEARIKALLDEVKAHPETILFIDEIHSVIGAGSSSNSQSLDAADLFKPALSDGSLSCIGATTYDEYRRIFEKDHAFSRRFQKVDVKEPSEEETFEILKGLRGRFEKFHGIAYSEEALRAAVKLSQRYISDRRLPDKAIDVIDEAGAAQRLLAPGDKPTVIGPGEIAATVSAMARVPVDAVSAGEAGRLKSLGESIRSAIYGQDEAVDAVVSAIRLSRSGLGGHDRPVGSFLFTGPTGVGKTELARQLARALGVELIRFDMSEYAEPHSVSRLIGAPPGYVGFEQGGLLTDAVAKQPYAVVLLDEIEKAHPDIFNVLLQVMDHGSLTDNNGRHADFRNVILIMTSNAGARLVSRNVIGFGEAGGAGDDTAEINRIFPPEFRNRLDAIVRFDPLGGELIAKIVDKLLAELSERLAAKKVRAVFTPALRAFLAEKGVDPRMGARPMRRLVQDRVERPLADELLFGRLQKGGCVTVGFQGGEVTLRFPQEGGAAPAARAKKALRA, from the coding sequence ATGATAGACAAGCAGCTTGAAAAGAATTTCCAGAACATCTTTATAGCCGCCTCGTCCGAAAAATGCCGGCTGATCACGGTCGAGGCCCTGCTGCGCGAACTGCTCTCGAACGACGGTGTTTGCAGGGTGCTGGGCGCCTGCGGCTGCGACATCGCGCGGCTGCGCTGCGAGCTCGACGAGTTCGTCCGCACCCAGGTGCCGAAGCTGACGGGGCCGGAGGACGAGCCCCAGCCCTCGGTGGGCTTTCAGCGCGTGGTGGAGGGCGCCATGATGCATGTGCAGCAGTCCGAGCGGGCCGACGTCCTGCTGCACGGCGAAGACCTCCTGGTCGCGATTTTCGACGAGCCGGAGAGCTGGGCGGTCAGCTTCCTCACCGAGCAGGGGGTGACGAAGCTCCGGGTGACGGAGTGGCTGTGCCGTAACGGTTTTGCCGGCAGCCCGGACAGCCCCTGCCCCGGAGACGGGGAGGAAGAGGAGGAGGACGAAGCCGGGGCCGATGCCGCTGATGAAGCCGAGGCCGGCGCGTCTCCCTGCCGCGGCGCGCAGCGGCCTCCCAGGCGCCGCAGCGCCCTCGAGTCCTTTACCGTCAACCTCAATGAGAAGGCGGAGAAAGGGGGTCTTGATCCGCTGGTCGGCCGGGAGGAGGAAATCTGCCGGATGATCCAGATCCTCTGCCGGCGCAGAAAGAACAACCCGCTGCTCGTGGGCGAGGCGGGGGTCGGCAAGACGGCCCTGGCCGAGGGCCTGGCCGAGAGGATCGCCTCGGGCCGGGTGCCCTGCGTGCTCCGGAACCGCGTCGTGCGCTCGCTCAGCCTGGGCGGGCTCGTTGCGGGCACCAAGTACCGCGGGGACTTCGAGGCGAGGATCAAGGCCCTCCTTGACGAGGTGAAGGCGCATCCTGAGACGATCCTGTTCATAGACGAAATCCACAGCGTGATCGGGGCGGGCTCGAGCTCGAATTCGCAATCCCTCGACGCGGCCGATCTCTTCAAGCCCGCGCTCTCCGACGGCAGCCTGTCGTGCATCGGCGCCACCACCTACGACGAGTACCGGCGCATTTTCGAAAAGGACCACGCCTTCTCGCGCCGCTTCCAGAAGGTGGACGTGAAGGAGCCGAGCGAGGAGGAGACCTTCGAGATCCTTAAAGGGCTCAGGGGCCGATTCGAGAAGTTCCACGGGATCGCCTACAGCGAGGAGGCGCTTCGGGCCGCGGTGAAGCTCTCGCAGCGCTACATCAGCGACCGGCGGCTTCCCGACAAGGCGATTGACGTCATCGATGAAGCGGGGGCCGCGCAGCGGCTCCTCGCCCCGGGGGACAAGCCCACCGTGATCGGCCCCGGGGAGATCGCGGCCACCGTTTCCGCCATGGCCCGCGTGCCGGTGGACGCGGTAAGCGCGGGCGAGGCCGGCCGCCTGAAGAGCCTGGGCGAGTCGATCCGCAGCGCGATCTACGGGCAGGACGAGGCGGTCGACGCGGTCGTGAGCGCGATCCGCCTCTCAAGGTCCGGGCTGGGAGGCCACGACCGCCCCGTGGGCAGCTTCCTGTTCACCGGCCCCACGGGCGTCGGAAAAACCGAACTCGCCCGGCAGCTCGCCCGCGCTCTCGGCGTGGAGCTCATCCGCTTTGACATGAGCGAATACGCGGAGCCCCACTCGGTGAGCCGCCTGATCGGGGCGCCCCCGGGCTACGTGGGCTTCGAGCAGGGAGGACTGCTCACGGACGCGGTGGCAAAGCAGCCCTACGCGGTGGTGCTGCTCGATGAAATCGAAAAGGCGCATCCCGACATCTTCAACGTCCTGCTGCAGGTGATGGACCACGGCTCCCTCACCGACAACAACGGGCGGCACGCGGACTTCCGCAATGTCATCCTCATCATGACCTCGAACGCCGGGGCGAGGCTTGTCTCGAGAAACGTCATCGGATTCGGCGAGGCGGGCGGCGCGGGCGACGACACGGCGGAGATCAACCGCATCTTCCCGCCCGAGTTCCGCAACAGGCTCGACGCGATCGTGAGGTTCGATCCTCTCGGCGGGGAGCTCATCGCGAAAATCGTGGACAAGCTCCTTGCGGAGCTCTCCGAAAGGCTTGCCGCGAAAAAGGTGCGCGCCGTCTTCACCCCGGCGCTCAGAGCCTTCCTTGCGGAAAAAGGGGTCGATCCCCGGATGGGCGCGAGGCCCATGCGCCGGCTGGTGCAGGACAGGGTCGAGCGGCCGCTGGCCGACGAGTTGCTGTTCGGGCGCCTGCAGAAGGGCGGCTGCGTCACCGTCGGGTTCCAGGGCGGAGAGGTGACGCTGCGCTTCCCCCAGGAGGGCGGGGCCGCGCCCGCCGCGCGCGCGAAAAAAGCCCTCCGCGCTTAA
- the dut gene encoding dUTP diphosphatase — translation MQIDLRILDPRIRACLPRPATSGSAGVDLRALLERPLTLEPGQTELVRTGLAIHIADPRYAALVLPRSGLGHKHGIVLGNLVGLIDSDYQGELMISAWNRSHAAFTIEPFERLAQLVIVPVVQPEFRVVDSFEKSSRGEGGFGSTGLS, via the coding sequence ATGCAGATCGACCTTCGAATTCTTGACCCGCGCATCCGCGCCTGCCTGCCCCGCCCCGCCACGAGCGGCAGCGCGGGCGTTGACCTCCGGGCGCTGCTCGAGCGGCCCCTCACGCTCGAGCCCGGGCAGACCGAGCTGGTCCGCACGGGGCTTGCCATCCACATCGCCGACCCCCGCTACGCGGCCCTTGTGCTGCCGCGCTCGGGCCTCGGGCACAAGCACGGCATCGTGCTGGGCAATCTCGTGGGACTGATCGACTCGGACTACCAGGGCGAGCTCATGATCTCGGCCTGGAACCGGAGCCATGCGGCCTTCACGATCGAGCCTTTCGAGCGGCTCGCGCAGCTCGTGATCGTCCCTGTGGTCCAACCGGAGTTCCGCGTGGTCGACAGCTTCGAAAAAAGCAGCAGGGGCGAAGGGGGATTCGGCTCCACGGGCCTGTCCTGA
- a CDS encoding DUF192 domain-containing protein translates to MLGIFLRCLAAAAALGLSAGSAPAAETVRLEAAGSVLEAEVARSRAQLERGLMGRPALPEGRAMLFVFPHPSGWCMWMKDTPAPLSIAFVSEDGRVISVEPMQPFSTRLHCPPEPAAYGIEAPAGSLEKRGLRPGVRVQGLPR, encoded by the coding sequence ATGCTCGGAATTTTCCTCCGGTGCCTCGCCGCCGCAGCGGCCCTGGGGCTGTCTGCCGGGAGCGCCCCGGCGGCGGAAACCGTCCGGCTTGAGGCGGCCGGGTCGGTCCTTGAGGCCGAAGTCGCCCGCTCGCGCGCCCAGCTCGAGCGCGGCCTCATGGGCCGGCCCGCCCTGCCCGAGGGCCGCGCGATGCTGTTTGTCTTCCCTCACCCCTCGGGATGGTGCATGTGGATGAAGGACACCCCCGCGCCGCTTTCCATCGCCTTCGTGTCGGAAGACGGGCGCGTCATCAGCGTGGAGCCGATGCAGCCCTTCTCGACCCGCCTGCACTGTCCGCCCGAGCCCGCCGCCTACGGCATCGAGGCGCCGGCGGGCAGTCTGGAAAAGCGGGGGCTGAGGCCCGGGGTGCGCGTGCAGGGGCTGCCGCGCTAG
- the cspD gene encoding cold shock domain-containing protein CspD, with amino-acid sequence MATGTVKWFNDAKGYGFITPDEKGEDLFAHFSAIKMDGFKSLKEGQRVTFDVVEGPKGKQAANITPAE; translated from the coding sequence ATGGCTACTGGTACCGTGAAGTGGTTTAATGACGCCAAGGGTTACGGCTTCATTACCCCGGATGAAAAGGGTGAAGATCTCTTCGCTCATTTCTCCGCGATCAAGATGGACGGCTTCAAGTCCCTGAAGGAAGGCCAGCGCGTCACGTTCGACGTGGTTGAAGGGCCGAAGGGCAAGCAGGCCGCCAACATCACCCCGGCCGAATAA
- a CDS encoding ATP-dependent Clp protease adaptor ClpS: MSKKDREEETDCGCLALADKKTQLWRPRPWCVFLLNDDYTTMDFVVKVLRSVFGRSLEEAEAIMMKVHREGRGLAGVYPLDIAESLAAETMDKARAAGFPLRCEVKIQGGK, from the coding sequence ATGAGCAAGAAAGACAGAGAAGAAGAGACCGACTGCGGCTGCCTCGCGCTTGCCGACAAAAAGACGCAGCTCTGGAGGCCGCGCCCCTGGTGCGTCTTTCTCCTGAACGACGACTACACGACCATGGATTTTGTGGTGAAGGTGCTGCGTTCGGTGTTCGGCCGCAGCCTCGAGGAGGCCGAGGCCATCATGATGAAGGTGCACCGCGAGGGCCGGGGGCTCGCGGGCGTCTATCCGCTGGACATCGCGGAGAGCCTGGCCGCGGAGACGATGGACAAGGCCCGCGCGGCGGGATTCCCCCTTCGCTGCGAAGTCAAGATACAGGGCGGAAAATGA